The Cydia splendana chromosome 2, ilCydSple1.2, whole genome shotgun sequence nucleotide sequence CTGTCTTGCCGTGGTGTTTTTTTATAAGATCTGCTGCTCTTTCAGCCATCGCGATGGTGACGACACCAGTCTTGGCGGTCGGCAGCGAGGGCATGGAGCTGTCGTCCACCACGCGGAGCCGCGACACGTGTCTCACTCTCAGGCTTCCGTCCACCACTCTGCCCATCGCGCAGGTGCTGGCCGGATGAAACCCGGCCGTGGAGAGAACCCTCCCGTAGCACTGCCAATACTCTTCACTTTGATATTTCAACGCATCACATTCCGGCAGGGGAGGTCTTATAAACCCGCCACCGGCTTccgaaaaatattttgaatcttGTATCTGAACAAGACGCTGCGCTGATGCCGATATTGTCTTTAAATCATCAGGATTGCTATAGTACCCGGTCTTAATGATCGGTGGTACTGCAATATCCGGGCTTCGTAGCGTCACTGAGCCAGTTGACTTTTGCTTGTCCAGGAATATTAAAATCACCAGTTTCTCTCTAATAGGTTGGCTCAGAACGTAGGTTAATGTAACAGGTATATTCCAATTAAAGTTAATTAGGAAGATATACAGAAAAAGTGGTGATAAGGCACCAAGGAATGCGGTGCAATGTTGAACGTTTTGGTGATTTTCTTTAAAGGAACCGGCAACAGCAGGTAATGGAAAGCTAGTCAACTCAGTTAACGATAAAACAGTGTCCATAGCAGACGCAATATTATACTTTCCGCTTATGACCAGGGGAACTATTAATTGATCTCTCAATCCTTGGCCAACAGGTAGGTCTGCTATGACTTCTATGCCATGACTCTCCAGGTGTTCTTTAGGACCGATTCCGGACACCATCAGCAGTTGTGGGGAGTTGAATGCTCCAGCGGAGACGATCACCTCAACGTCAGCGTAAACAGTTATCTCCTCATCATAGGTTTTTACTCTTACTCCTATGGCTTCCTTATTatcattaaataatattttagtacctaaactGTTTTTAAGCAAATATAAATTGTTTCTTTTTCTAATAGGGATCAAGTACTCCACAGCAGTGCTAGCTCTCTTTGaatctttagtgattttgaaaTGTATTTCGTAGGTTCCATAAATATTTGACGTCAGAGGATCCCTTATGGTTTTCATGTCGATGTCCTCATATGCCTCaagcataattttatttttttctacgaACACACTGTTAACAGTCTGATTCTTGACGCTTAACGGTCCCTTGTTGCAGTGAAACTCAGCTGTAGGTCCATGGAGGAGGGCCTCGTCCAGCATGTTTTCAGCCTTCTTGAAGTATTTGAGCATGTTATCCCAGCGCCAGCCTTCGTCGCTTCCAGCTTCAACCCAATCCTCGAAGTCCGCTTTTGAGCCCCTGATGTAATTGTATTtgactttattattaaaactTTTCTTTTGCAAATAGAGTAGGTATTTATGAGTCATTGAGACTCCGACCTCTTGTGGCAATGACGTCACAATAGGGTAGTTTGGGAAGTAAATGAAATGGTGTTAATTAAAACTGAGGGTCACCCCATAGGCCAGACTAGCGTCTGAGCGTCGACGTCTATAGTCAGCGCTatggcaaagagaatttgaaatagacgaatattgtcaaagtaaattatgtagtcagtacatttactgccatctttcgacacaaatgattaacacttttagaacgccatttgactttgatcaagTTAAATtggttaaatgtcaaaaagtatccaCTCGACGATAGGCTAActaaaggtatggtgccatcttttcgagcgatggcgccatccATACCTTTGCCAGCCTTTATAAAAGGgatattcttttattttatccttttcgGAACCAATcgatttttttacagttttatttttttgaccTACATAAGTTACACGTATGTCAAGTTTCATGCTTTCATCCGGATGGGACTATACTTTTATAATTAATTGAGGATTCTACTAtaatttcaaataaaacaattcACATTAACCTTTCATATATAAGATGATCCATAGACGAACATCCACCGAGCATTTTGCCACGAGTTTGTGCTACTTTTTTAAAGTTGAGAGCTTGTGAGGAGAAACCGTCGTCTTCGGAATAATAGTCCCAGTCCCAGGGGGAGTGAGTGACGAATGGCCATAACCCAGGTATCTGCaataagtgttatttttaataagcaTAGTAATTGTGCAAGCCGAGCCGTtttagcttgggcaaaaatgctttcgtctGTTAATTATTATAACAGAGTTAATTATTTAATGAATTTTATCATCAGAGGCTAGTCTGAAAGTGAAAATAGAACGAGAGGAAGAAGGTAGGGCACGAAGCTACGAAATACTTTTGTCATAAtaaagcaacttacaaaaagaaatgAAATCCCACCAACAAAATTTTCATGTAATATGCCAGGACGAGATCATAATATATGgatggctcgcactgtcaaaaagatATCAGATTTCATGTcaagccaagcttctaactctacacgcCCTAACTCTGCAAGCCCTAACTTtacaaactctacaccttagtcaaaatatgtggcttggccgtATCGGTACCTTCACATGTGCGTAAGATGAAAAATGTATGTGTTACGGGTAGTGTTAGAAGGTTAATTAATCTTAATAAGTATTTACAACGCCAAGAATGGGCGGGTCTCCGCCAGCCTCGATCAGCAGCACCCTCCAGTCCGAGGCCTCAGTCAACCGGTTCGCCAGCACGCACCCCGCCGTGCCGCCGCCCACGATGATGATGTCAAAGTGATCTCCATCTGAAATGCAACTTCAAAATATCATGGTGGCTAACAAGCATACGACCCtgacctgatggtaagcggtcatcGGATCCTATGGACCTCGCAACTCTAGGGGTCTGCAGCGCATAGTAGCGCGTTGCCGAATCTTTTAAAACTTGTAAactcctttttagggtttttagagaaccccatacatactgtagaccctcgagAAAAGATCGGCAGGGAGCTCATTCTACAGCTGGAGCGTCCGcgagaagaaaaaaaaacagtgcGCGACCATTCAGGTTCTAGGGTGTGTGTCAGGATGAACACTTCCGACGGCGAGCGTTGCGGTGATGACCGTTGGAATTGTTTGTCTtcgtctgtcattttgacttatatatttgtaagaaagggataaaacataatttaactaaatcataATCAAGAATAAGGGGGTTATGCTTTACCCTGAACGATGCTTTGACTCGGCCACTCGCCGGACGCTGTAATGTTTAGGTAGGCGAGTGCAGCGAACAAAAGCTTCAGCACTTTAGACACTAGTCCGACTGGCTCGAAATGCTGGATGAAGTCCACCAGCGTCTCTAGCAGCTGCACGTTGGGGCCtggtgtaaaaaataaaataaccatCTTAAACATCTATGCTAGGGGTCGGTAATTTCTTCAGAAGAGCCAATCAAAGTAAAAATCACCACAGATTTAGGAGTGTCAAAGAGAATTTTGTTTTCAGAACTTGAAAACTGGATCGGAACAATACAGTTTACAAACGGCAGAACGAGGTCGTGAAAATTTTTCACGCGAAGGGGGTCTAATGATGAATATGGTTAGAAAATACGTATTTCGTTAAGGTACGAAGAGTACACAAAGCGGATTTTGCCGTTGGACTATTCTGCGCACTACGTTTAGGAGTATGGTGTCTGCGGATAACCTTGATCCAGTCACCTAAGGTGGCTCTTAGGATATCAAGTTGATTTTAAACTTACCAATGATAATGTTCCCCACGCCAACACTGCTTGTAATAGATGTTATAAGGTTTAGAAGACTAGGCTCAGGCTTCGCGCCGAGCGCTTGACCGAAACCCAAAGGAGAGGCGAGTGACGCTGAACTTCTTAAAAGATTCATAGTCAAATACTTGCATATGAGCGTACTACTTCAGTTTTTCTGCTCCATATATACTCCCGAATTTTGTTTATACAAATGTAATTCACATTTGCGTTTTCGGACACGGTTAATTAAGAATAATTGCATAAATTTGTTATGTTTGTGCACCGTCTGGTTATAGTTATAAAACTTTAAATTTCCGAATACAAAAGGACCAAGGACAAAAAGAGGTGTGAAATGCTTTGGCACACATGCAAAGAATCGCACTTCCCGTCCAAATAGTGGGAATAActagttatgatactttgtgTTTCCGGGATTACATTACATCGACACGTTATTAGGGGTAATCtagcataatttctaaaaacaaatatcctAAAGTACGAACatcgaaaatcaaaatgtctaatgtacgaaattcctaaagatgcATGTCCTACGGTTAAtcaatctatgtattttttaaatgtctaaTCTACAATAATGCTAGTGCACGAAAATACTAACGACCTCTTTTCTACGTCCAGTTGACATATtccttcaagtggcggtcaacccgttaATGGTCTGATCGAAAAGCAGT carries:
- the LOC134800139 gene encoding ecdysone oxidase-like, producing MNLLRSSASLASPLGFGQALGAKPEPSLLNLITSITSSVGVGNIIIGPNVQLLETLVDFIQHFEPVGLVSKVLKLLFAALAYLNITASGEWPSQSIVQDGDHFDIIIVGGGTAGCVLANRLTEASDWRVLLIEAGGDPPILGVIPGLWPFVTHSPWDWDYYSEDDGFSSQALNFKKVAQTRGKMLGGCSSMDHLIYERGSKADFEDWVEAGSDEGWRWDNMLKYFKKAENMLDEALLHGPTAEFHCNKGPLSVKNQTVNSVFVEKNKIMLEAYEDIDMKTIRDPLTSNIYGTYEIHFKITKDSKRASTAVEYLIPIRKRNNLYLLKNSLGTKILFNDNKEAIGVRVKTYDEEITVYADVEVIVSAGAFNSPQLLMVSGIGPKEHLESHGIEVIADLPVGQGLRDQLIVPLVISGKYNIASAMDTVLSLTELTSFPLPAVAGSFKENHQNVQHCTAFLGALSPLFLYIFLINFNWNIPVTLTYVLSQPIREKLVILIFLDKQKSTGSVTLRSPDIAVPPIIKTGYYSNPDDLKTISASAQRLVQIQDSKYFSEAGGGFIRPPLPECDALKYQSEEYWQCYGRVLSTAGFHPASTCAMGRVVDGSLRVRHVSRLRVVDDSSMPSLPTAKTGVVTIAMAERAADLIKKHHGKTEGYKHFPCE